The genomic window TCGATCACCGCTTCGAGATCGAGGTACTTGCCGGAATCCCGCACCGCCCGGCCCCGCCCCAGCAGCGGCCGCTCGATCGGCGTGCCCTTCACGTAGCGCACGCTCAGCTCGCCGGTCACGTAGAGCTGGCCCGAGTGGTTGACCGCGGCTCCCGCCAGCACCTCGTCGAGATACGCGGCCACGATGCCGCCGTGGGCCGCGCCGGGCGGCCCCTCGAAGCGGCGGGGCACCACGATGGGGGCCAGCACCTCGTCGCCCGCGCTGAAGGTGCGGACGCGCAGCCCGATCTCGTGCTGCGGCCCGCAGCCGAAGCAGCCGTGAAAGCTCGAGCGGGGCCCGCTGAACTTCACCTCGGTGAGCGACGCGAACCGCTCGACGAACGGCGGCAACAGCGGCGGGTCGTGGATCACTTGAAGTAGGTCCGGAGCAGCGGCTCCCACGCCTCGAGCGGACGCGTGACCTGCCCGACGACCTTCGCCTGGTCGTCCCAGCGGCGAAGCCGCAGAGCATCGGCGAGCCACGGATGCGCGGCGTGACGGGCGACCTCGTCGGGCGTCATCAGGCCGCCCTGCAGGGTGAGGGTGTGCTGCGAGACGGGCGACAGCGTCGCGTGATAGCCGGCCTCGGTGGTGCAGAGGTAGCGCTTGGCGTCGGCGTGCATGCGCACGAGCCAGGCCACGCGCTCCGGCACGAAGGGGGCGATCAGCTCGGCGCCGACCTCGTGATGGCCGCGTCCCCGTCCGCGCGCAGCGCCCATCCGATCGGCGACCAGCGCCTGATCCACCGCGAAGCGGCCGACGTCGTGGAGAAGGCACGCGAGCACCAGCTGCTCGTCGGCGCCGCCGGCCCGGGCCAGCTCGGCGCATTGCAGGGCGTGCTGAAGCTCGGAGACACGCTCGCCGTCGTATGCGCGCGCGGCGGACTGCGCCATCGCCTGCAGGAGCCGATCCGTCATGGCGCACGCAGTATACCCTCTCCTCTCAGGTAAGACCGTAGCGTGAGGGTGTTCCGGCTAGGCGCGCAGCAGTCGCGCCGCAATCGCGAACGACGCCACGCCGACCAGGCCGATGAAGATGGGGGTGTGCGCCTCGCCGAGCGCGCCGCACACGAGCGGACCCAGGAAGATCGCGCCGTCCACCCCGACCCGATAGACGCCGGTCCGCCAGCCGAGCCTCGACACGTGGGTGTGCTCCCGGATCACGCCCAGCGGCAGCATCCATCCCGCCATGCCGAGGCCGAAGAGCGCACAGCCCAGCACCATCAGCGGCAGCGAGCCCAGCCCCACCGTGAAGAGCCCGACCCCGAGCACGGCGGCGACGCCCACCAGCACCGGCGGCCGTCCGACGCGATCGGCGAGCCAGCCCACCGGCAGCAGCACCGCGAGGTCGAGGATCTGGGCCAGCGACAGCAGCCCGGAGATCCCGGCCCGGTCGAGCCCGAATTCACGGGTGCCGCGGAGCGGGATGACGAACTGGCTCACCGCGGACCAGGCGAGCGCCATGATCACGCCGAGCGCGAACATCAGGCGAACGATCGGCGGGACCGGCCCGCTCCGCGCGGGCATCACGCGCTCGCGCGTCGTCATCACCGCCGCGGCCGGC from Candidatus Methylomirabilota bacterium includes these protein-coding regions:
- a CDS encoding MFS transporter; this translates as MTARPLAGTALLCLVVFSSTICVGAFGPLLPEIARAQGLPDWELGILAGSFGFARMAADLPVGALAMRRLGTALALAPIALLAGMLLLATAGPLPVLVLGRLLTGLAHTLVMVGSLTAVLQDPHGRRASIRLNTLEFSGMLGVLGGLVLVGLLPARWPWNVSLLVAASPVVLALGATLALVRYYPSRLGATPPAAAVMTTRERVMPARSGPVPPIVRLMFALGVIMALAWSAVSQFVIPLRGTREFGLDRAGISGLLSLAQILDLAVLLPVGWLADRVGRPPVLVGVAAVLGVGLFTVGLGSLPLMVLGCALFGLGMAGWMLPLGVIREHTHVSRLGWRTGVYRVGVDGAIFLGPLVCGALGEAHTPIFIGLVGVASFAIAARLLRA
- a CDS encoding HD domain-containing protein codes for the protein MTDRLLQAMAQSAARAYDGERVSELQHALQCAELARAGGADEQLVLACLLHDVGRFAVDQALVADRMGAARGRGRGHHEVGAELIAPFVPERVAWLVRMHADAKRYLCTTEAGYHATLSPVSQHTLTLQGGLMTPDEVARHAAHPWLADALRLRRWDDQAKVVGQVTRPLEAWEPLLRTYFK
- a CDS encoding PaaI family thioesterase, which produces MIHDPPLLPPFVERFASLTEVKFSGPRSSFHGCFGCGPQHEIGLRVRTFSAGDEVLAPIVVPRRFEGPPGAAHGGIVAAYLDEVLAGAAVNHSGQLYVTGELSVRYVKGTPIERPLLGRGRAVRDSGKYLDLEAVIEDWGTQEVVARATGRFFPIRSDARG